A single window of Achromobacter xylosoxidans DNA harbors:
- a CDS encoding DUF2214 family protein codes for MLLDAFLAWFHFLAIFVLVVVLTAEAVLLRPDLTPATLKRLVIYDRLYLLSAILVLATGVLRLMLGIKGAAFYMGNPWFHAKITLFVIIGLCSIPPTLAFLRWAKQARQQPAFVPDAAQIKRARRWVMIESHLFIFLPLFAVLMARGIGA; via the coding sequence TCGACGCCTTCCTGGCCTGGTTTCATTTCCTGGCCATCTTCGTGCTGGTGGTGGTGCTGACCGCCGAAGCGGTGCTGCTGCGCCCCGACCTGACGCCAGCCACGCTCAAGCGCCTGGTGATCTACGACCGGCTGTACCTGCTCAGCGCGATCCTGGTGCTGGCCACCGGCGTGCTGCGCCTGATGCTGGGCATCAAGGGCGCCGCCTTCTACATGGGCAACCCCTGGTTCCACGCCAAGATCACGCTGTTCGTCATCATCGGCCTCTGTTCGATCCCGCCCACACTGGCCTTCCTGCGCTGGGCCAAACAGGCGCGCCAGCAGCCCGCCTTCGTGCCCGACGCCGCGCAGATCAAGCGCGCCCGCCGCTGGGTGATGATCGAATCGCACCTGTTCATCTTCCTGCCGCTGTTCGCCGTGTTGATGGCGCGCGGCATCGGCGCGTAA